The following proteins are co-located in the Candidatus Accumulibacter cognatus genome:
- a CDS encoding protein phosphatase 2C domain-containing protein yields the protein MSDTHRNQMEDLVRSVLKHFISHKDQKVVVTHEVQAEFVQQDEVIRAAEQFVREVTRSWDAYPKRVSFRDLAVQSIGADPESQSPSTDSRVSVPPAAAPASELVKTSDRLADPPLAQPGPPRTPPHTPAATRPNDPAPHPGSMPTSRQNTKTPPPRVSFRTQRNARVGEDYDASLRASDPDVVIVGVKVPQGLGVVYDLSTKRLKGNPTAAGDHVLGVFYRTTGADAVSSPVVGECHLVINPDPWSIWQEKDPDPSEPDPKPHTDRRLLAGAGDRRIAAASKRGRSHAHVGSFRDDDFFVDVVEGWNILAVADGAGSAKRSRRGSQLATERAGSYLSKALVAEQGTILVSVADKWGTNPESTRQAAFNLLSRAIYEAVLAIDQEHKATGVPVKNYATTMLVAIHRPLKVGNLIVAYWVGDGAIGLLRDGPAVTLLGEVDSGDFAGQTRFLDSTMYSHAEMDKRLRVEVVEDFRGLVLMTDGISDPWFETDNNLADPSRWEAFWSDQLEACLNSSEPDLRLLEWMDFKIAGNHDDRTLAVLW from the coding sequence ATGTCGGACACCCATCGCAACCAGATGGAAGACTTGGTCAGGTCTGTCCTGAAGCATTTCATCTCCCATAAGGACCAAAAGGTTGTCGTGACGCATGAAGTGCAGGCTGAGTTCGTGCAGCAGGATGAGGTCATCCGCGCGGCCGAGCAGTTCGTACGCGAGGTGACGCGAAGCTGGGATGCCTACCCCAAGCGGGTATCCTTTCGCGACTTGGCGGTCCAATCGATCGGTGCGGATCCGGAGTCGCAGAGCCCTTCCACAGACTCCAGGGTCAGCGTCCCGCCCGCTGCCGCTCCGGCCTCGGAGCTAGTGAAGACTTCGGATCGACTCGCCGACCCTCCGCTTGCCCAGCCGGGTCCGCCTCGGACGCCACCTCATACGCCCGCCGCGACGCGGCCAAATGATCCCGCACCCCATCCTGGCAGCATGCCGACCAGCAGGCAGAACACAAAGACGCCACCGCCACGCGTGAGTTTCCGCACCCAACGCAATGCACGGGTAGGCGAAGACTACGACGCGTCCTTGCGTGCGTCGGACCCCGACGTCGTGATCGTCGGCGTGAAGGTGCCCCAAGGGCTCGGAGTTGTCTATGACCTTTCCACGAAAAGACTCAAGGGGAATCCGACGGCGGCTGGCGACCATGTCTTGGGCGTGTTCTATCGAACAACCGGCGCAGACGCCGTCTCGTCGCCGGTCGTTGGGGAATGCCATCTTGTGATCAACCCGGACCCGTGGTCCATCTGGCAGGAAAAGGATCCGGATCCCTCCGAGCCGGACCCGAAACCGCACACGGACCGACGGTTACTTGCGGGCGCGGGAGATCGCCGCATCGCTGCCGCCAGCAAACGTGGCCGCTCCCACGCCCATGTCGGTAGCTTTCGCGACGATGACTTCTTCGTCGACGTCGTGGAAGGCTGGAACATTCTCGCCGTTGCGGACGGCGCTGGCAGCGCCAAGCGCTCGCGCCGGGGCTCCCAGCTGGCGACCGAGCGAGCCGGCAGCTATCTGAGCAAAGCTCTCGTCGCGGAGCAGGGCACGATTCTGGTTTCCGTGGCCGACAAGTGGGGCACGAATCCCGAGAGCACTCGGCAAGCGGCGTTCAACCTTCTCAGCCGCGCGATCTACGAAGCGGTGCTCGCGATTGACCAAGAGCACAAGGCCACCGGCGTACCCGTCAAAAACTACGCCACTACCATGCTGGTCGCCATCCACCGCCCGTTGAAAGTCGGCAATCTGATCGTCGCCTACTGGGTCGGCGACGGTGCCATCGGCCTTCTGCGCGATGGACCGGCAGTCACCCTACTAGGCGAGGTTGATTCGGGCGACTTTGCCGGCCAGACCCGCTTCCTCGACAGCACCATGTACAGCCACGCCGAGATGGACAAGCGCCTCCGCGTCGAGGTAGTTGAGGATTTCCGCGGCCTCGTGCTAATGACCGACGGCATAAGCGACCCGTGGTTCGAAACCGACAACAACCTCGCTGACCCGTCGCGCTGGGAGGCATTCTGGTCCGACCAACTTGAGGCCTGCTTGAATAGCAGCGAGCCTGACCTACGCCTTCTGGAATGGATGGATTTCAAGATCGCTGGCAATCATGACGATCGCACGCTCGCGGTTCTGTGGTGA
- a CDS encoding VWA domain-containing protein — translation MSRRLPVFFLLDVSESMAGDNLQKMEDGLGMIVRSLRQDPHALETVHISVVAFAGIARTIAPLMDLVSFYPPKLPIGSGTSLGAGLNALMAEIDRTVVRTTADRKGDWKPIVYLFTDGKPTDVADAAIERWQRTYARKAHLIAVGLGRYADLAVLRRLTETVLLFEDSREDDFAKFVKWVTASVTSQSRSVGDSESGAVPIAVLDESILSLAKTPAAQSIIGDRDCVVIVGRCQRARKPYLMKFDRVSQQVETRDFALQANRYDLTGCHPIDESYFEWSAPARSNLTVNTSDLFGIPGCPYCGNPSAFAQCGCGNLMCVSGPGEAVCPWCEKTVNFYASTQEDEGFDVRRGRG, via the coding sequence ATGTCGCGACGCCTTCCCGTATTTTTCCTGCTCGATGTGTCAGAGTCCATGGCGGGAGATAACTTGCAAAAGATGGAGGACGGGCTGGGGATGATCGTGCGCTCCCTCAGGCAGGATCCCCACGCGCTGGAAACCGTTCATATTTCCGTGGTTGCCTTCGCTGGCATTGCCCGCACCATTGCGCCACTGATGGACCTTGTGTCGTTCTATCCGCCCAAACTACCCATCGGGAGCGGCACATCCCTCGGTGCCGGGCTAAACGCCCTCATGGCGGAAATCGATCGCACTGTGGTCAGGACGACGGCGGACCGCAAGGGCGACTGGAAACCCATCGTCTACCTTTTTACCGACGGCAAACCTACCGACGTCGCGGACGCGGCGATCGAACGCTGGCAGCGCACCTACGCGCGCAAGGCCCACCTGATCGCAGTCGGCCTCGGGCGTTACGCCGATCTTGCCGTACTGCGGCGACTGACCGAAACCGTTCTGCTGTTCGAGGACTCCCGCGAGGACGATTTCGCCAAGTTCGTCAAATGGGTAACTGCGTCGGTGACCAGCCAAAGCCGCAGCGTCGGTGACAGCGAATCCGGCGCCGTCCCCATTGCCGTCCTGGACGAATCCATTCTGTCGCTGGCGAAGACCCCGGCGGCGCAGTCGATCATCGGCGATCGCGACTGCGTGGTCATCGTCGGCCGTTGCCAGCGCGCGCGCAAGCCGTATCTCATGAAGTTCGATCGCGTCTCGCAGCAGGTCGAGACGCGTGACTTCGCGCTGCAGGCCAACCGTTACGACCTCACCGGCTGCCATCCCATCGACGAATCGTATTTCGAGTGGTCGGCTCCCGCGCGTAGCAACCTGACGGTCAATACTTCCGATCTGTTCGGCATACCCGGCTGCCCCTACTGCGGCAACCCTTCCGCTTTTGCCCAATGCGGCTGCGGCAACCTGATGTGCGTAAGCGGCCCAGGCGAGGCGGTGTGTCCGTGGTGCGAAAAGACCGTGAATTTCTACGCCTCGACGCAAGAGGACGAGGGATTTGATGTCCGACGCGGCAGGGGGTAG
- a CDS encoding VWA domain-containing protein, translating to MSSRRLPVYVLLDTSGSMKGEPIQAVNVGVKAMVSALKQDPYALESVHLCLITFDIEARELVSLTPLEDISVPEITTPESGATMLGSALELVIQCFESEVIRTTAERKGDWRPLLFVMTDGKPADIQAYRNAVLAVKRLNFGNIVACAAGPKAKQEFLRELTDTVVSLDTTDSAAFVAFFRWVSASISFGSSSAGATSPTVLPPPPAEVQVVL from the coding sequence ATGAGTTCGCGGCGCCTGCCAGTCTATGTCCTGCTCGACACATCCGGTTCGATGAAGGGCGAGCCAATTCAGGCCGTCAATGTCGGCGTCAAGGCCATGGTCAGCGCATTGAAACAGGATCCCTACGCCCTCGAAAGCGTGCACCTGTGTCTCATCACCTTCGACATCGAAGCGCGGGAGCTGGTGTCGCTGACGCCGCTTGAAGACATCAGCGTTCCGGAAATCACCACTCCCGAGTCCGGCGCAACCATGCTCGGTTCCGCCCTCGAGCTGGTGATCCAGTGCTTCGAAAGCGAGGTGATTCGCACTACCGCCGAGCGCAAGGGCGACTGGCGCCCGCTGCTATTCGTGATGACGGATGGCAAACCTGCGGACATCCAGGCTTATCGGAATGCGGTCCTCGCCGTCAAGCGACTCAATTTCGGCAACATCGTCGCTTGCGCGGCCGGGCCAAAGGCGAAGCAAGAATTCCTGCGTGAACTCACCGACACGGTCGTCAGCCTCGACACCACCGACAGCGCGGCTTTCGTGGCATTTTTCCGCTGGGTTTCCGCGAGCATTTCCTTTGGCAGCAGCAGCGCCGGCGCGACCAGTCCGACCGTCCTGCCGCCGCCTCCCGCCGAAGTGCAAGTCGTTCTTTAA
- a CDS encoding TerD family protein produces the protein MAVSLKKGQGVSLRKDQNDLSKVTIGLGWDIAQAKSGGLLGSMFAKKEPDYDLDVVAFLCGSSGKVNDLGKTENGQPTLVNGDIVFYNSMQHHTGQVLLTGDNRTGVGDGDDEQIIANLNGLPDKYQKIAFVVQIYKGIEQKQNFGKVKNAFIRAVDRGGKEMARFDLSGGEGFANCRSMIFAELVREEGGWKFNAIGRPFETDSFVHILRDHYI, from the coding sequence ATGGCAGTGAGCTTGAAGAAGGGACAAGGCGTCAGCTTGCGAAAGGACCAGAACGACCTGTCGAAAGTCACCATCGGCCTCGGATGGGACATCGCACAGGCGAAGTCGGGTGGGCTGCTCGGTTCCATGTTCGCAAAGAAGGAACCCGACTATGACCTCGACGTCGTTGCCTTCCTTTGCGGCAGTAGCGGGAAGGTCAACGACCTGGGTAAAACCGAGAACGGCCAACCGACGCTGGTGAACGGCGACATCGTCTTCTACAACAGCATGCAGCACCACACTGGCCAAGTGCTTCTCACCGGCGACAACCGAACGGGCGTCGGCGACGGGGACGACGAGCAGATCATCGCCAATCTGAACGGCTTGCCAGACAAGTACCAGAAGATCGCCTTCGTCGTGCAGATCTACAAGGGGATCGAGCAGAAACAGAACTTCGGCAAGGTCAAGAACGCCTTCATTCGCGCCGTCGATCGCGGCGGCAAGGAAATGGCGCGCTTCGATCTGTCGGGCGGCGAGGGATTCGCGAACTGCCGCTCGATGATCTTCGCGGAACTGGTTCGCGAAGAAGGCGGATGGAAGTTCAACGCCATCGGCCGCCCGTTCGAGACTGACAGCTTCGTGCACATCCTGCGCGACCACTACATCTGA
- a CDS encoding VWA domain-containing protein has translation MRRLPVYFVLDTSGSMSGEPIEAVKNGLQVLVSTLRQDPYALETAYLSVLTFDSAAKQIVPLTELASFQMPSLMASGTTALGGALALLGQRIDTEVEKTTAEKKGDWKPLVFLMTDGSPTDDWQRGLASLRKAKTGMVVACAAGPSADLTVLKQITEVVVQLDTADSATIKAFFKWVSASVSSGSQKADSGQKEVTGLGDLPPPPPEVNVVM, from the coding sequence ATGCGCCGCTTGCCTGTCTATTTCGTTCTCGACACCTCCGGCTCGATGTCTGGCGAGCCCATCGAAGCCGTAAAGAACGGCCTTCAGGTTCTGGTTTCAACCCTGCGCCAGGATCCCTACGCCCTGGAAACCGCCTATCTGTCCGTCCTGACTTTCGACAGCGCCGCGAAGCAGATCGTCCCATTGACCGAACTGGCGTCGTTCCAGATGCCTAGCCTCATGGCCAGCGGCACCACGGCCCTCGGCGGTGCGCTCGCACTACTCGGACAGCGCATCGACACTGAGGTGGAGAAGACCACTGCCGAAAAGAAGGGTGACTGGAAGCCGCTGGTGTTTCTCATGACCGATGGTTCACCGACCGATGATTGGCAGCGCGGCCTCGCCAGTCTGCGCAAGGCCAAGACCGGAATGGTCGTCGCCTGCGCTGCCGGCCCCAGTGCCGATCTGACCGTGCTCAAGCAAATCACCGAGGTCGTCGTGCAGCTCGACACGGCCGATTCGGCGACGATCAAGGCGTTTTTCAAGTGGGTCTCGGCCTCGGTGTCCTCCGGAAGCCAAAAAGCCGACTCTGGCCAGAAGGAAGTCACGGGACTGGGCGACTTGCCGCCTCCACCGCCGGAGGTTAACGTCGTCATGTAG
- a CDS encoding TerD family protein has translation MAVSLAKGGNVSLSRTSPNLNRLLVGLGWDARSTTGEDFDLDASVFLVTATGKVARDEDFVFYGSKDLDGSGDLRSPCGSVTHTGDNRTGAGDGDDESIKVVLDQVPPGVQRLIVTVTIYDALARKQNFGQVSNAYVRIVNHDTDQEIVRFDLSEDFSTETALVFAEIYRHGGEWKFKAVGQGYAGGLEALCRQYGVNIV, from the coding sequence ATGGCAGTCAGCTTGGCAAAAGGGGGCAACGTCTCCCTGTCACGCACATCGCCCAACCTCAACCGACTTCTCGTCGGACTGGGTTGGGATGCTCGCTCCACCACGGGTGAGGATTTCGACCTCGACGCCAGTGTTTTCTTGGTGACCGCCACCGGGAAGGTTGCACGCGACGAGGACTTTGTCTTTTACGGATCAAAGGACTTGGACGGATCGGGGGACTTGCGCTCTCCTTGCGGATCAGTGACGCACACCGGTGACAATCGGACCGGTGCCGGTGACGGGGACGACGAGTCCATCAAGGTTGTCCTCGATCAGGTTCCGCCAGGAGTGCAGCGGCTGATCGTCACCGTCACCATTTACGACGCCTTGGCTCGCAAACAGAACTTCGGCCAGGTCAGCAATGCTTACGTGCGCATCGTCAACCACGATACCGACCAGGAGATCGTCCGTTTCGACCTTTCAGAGGATTTCAGCACGGAAACGGCTTTGGTCTTCGCGGAAATCTATCGTCATGGCGGCGAGTGGAAGTTCAAGGCTGTCGGCCAAGGCTATGCCGGCGGACTCGAAGCCCTGTGCCGCCAGTACGGCGTCAACATCGTCTGA